A DNA window from Tachysurus fulvidraco isolate hzauxx_2018 chromosome 4, HZAU_PFXX_2.0, whole genome shotgun sequence contains the following coding sequences:
- the sos2 gene encoding son of sevenless homolog 2 isoform X1, translating into MQQPGYDFSSEENSSRWRGLFVPALRKVQLQVHPNLSSNEDALQHIEELILQLLNMLCVSQPRTVSDVEERIQKTFPYPIDKWAMSDAQSAIEKRKRRNPLLFPVDKIHPLLKEVLGYKIDYHVSLYIVAVLEYISADILKLAGNYVGNIRHFEISQQDIKVSMCADKVLMDMFDQEEVGLVSQCAEGNSTTGVLNYDDLVRLEMAEERQYLRDLDLIIKVFRRAFLFNSKLFSPQDVELVFSNILEVHELTVKLLGLIEDAVEMTEDGSPHPLVGSCFEDLAEEQAFDPYETLSQDILSKEFHDHFSNLMSRPTVALHFQSIAEGFKEAVQHVLPQLMMIPVYHCMHYFELLQQLQERSIDHDDREHLKQAQTALLNLQSSIERIYSKKPPRRKPGEPLYWLYSRTIRSKHLAIKRMSEIQRSIDGWEGRDIGQCCSQFILEGPLVRAGAKHERHNFLFDGLMISCKANQSSRMPGAEFRLKEKFVLRKYRVVDREDSQDLRFAFELVGRDEGGAVFCARSAEEKSAWMSALFMLQCRSTLDRMLDAELQKEEEEQPLRLPSPDVYRFTVRDSEENIVFEEHMQSKTGIPIIKAGTVEKLIERLTYHMYADPNFVRTFLTTYRSFCKPQDLLTLLIERFEIPEPEQLEAELESMWNGNQPMAAELQRFRREYVQPVQLRVLNVFRQWVEHHFYDFENDPELRIRLEDYITNPMQLRGKSVRKWVVSINKIIKRKMQMQPNGISHNITFEVPPPPVEWHISRPGQIDTFDLMTLHPIEIARQLTLLESDLYRAVRPSELVGSVWTKEDKEKNSPNLLRMIRHTTNLTLWFEKCVVEAENLEERVAVMIRIIEILQVFQELNNFNGVLEIVSAINSVPVYRLEHTFEAVPERKKRFLEEAVELSQDHFKKYLAKLKSINPPCVPFFGIYLTNILKTEEGNPDFLKRHGKDLINFSKRRKVAEITGEIQQYQNQPYRIAVENEIRRFFENLNPMGSMTEKEFSDYLFNKSLEIEPRNSKQPPRFPRKTSYPLKSPGVRPVRQVTTGGGNRGHPAPLERDPLPKITFRSIAETETESMTSLPTSPNTPAQTPPPSACSELNSVFIEHDTSGTSIFATVMLPPSKFHSVSCGSLHQLGEELLKPPPLPPRRKDASSESKLSSRSESPPAVPPRLRTPLPLPSVPRFTRGISEQTDGSSSPPPPPPPRDPIPEVMPPIPQRPPESFINCPMNPAVSPVGRIHWDYCSSPSSPCTPPGTPSPRLPFPPPGTPSPRIPRRLCPSPGPAVPSPCHLPPPIPPRHNSTPPTLPKLPPKTYKRELSHSTHTLSPPSIHTLSDSSQ; encoded by the exons ATGCAGCAGCCCGGATACGACTTCTCCAGCGAGGAGAACAGCTCCAGGTGGAGAGGCCTGTTCGTGCCGGCGCTCAGAAAG gtgcagtTACAGGTGCATCCAAATCTGTCGTCAAATGAAGATGCTCTGCAGCATATCGAGGAGCTCATACTGCAGCTGCTTAACATGCTGTGTGTCAGTCAGCCCAGAACTGTTTCTGATGTGGAG GAGCGCATCCAGAAGACGTTTCCGTACCCCATAGATAAGTGGGCCATGTCTGACGCTCAGTCAGCTATAGAGAAGCGCAAGCGCAGGAACCCTCTCCTGTTTCCTGTGGACAAGATCCACCCTTTACTGaag GAAGTGTTGGGCTATAAGATCGACTACCACGTCTCTCTGTACATCGTGGCCGTGCTGGAGTACATCTCAGCTGATATCCTCAAACTGGCTGGGAATTATGTGGGAAATATCCGACACTTTGAGATCAGCCAGCAGGACATAAAAGTCTCCATGTGTGCAGATAAG gTGCTGATGGACATGTTTGATCAGGAGGAGGTGGGTCTGGTGTCTCAGTGTGCAGAGGGAAACTCAACCACAGGTGTGCTGAACTACGATGACCTGGTGCGGTTGGAGATGGCTGAGGAACGGCAGTACCTGCGTGATCTTGACCTCATAATTAAGGTGTTCCGCCGAGCCTTCCTGTTCAACAGCAAACTCTTCAGCCCACAG GATGTGGAGCTAGTTTTCAGTAATATTTTGGAGGTACATGAGCTGACAGTGAAGTTGTTAGGTCTGATTGAAGACGCAGTGGAGATGACTGAAGATGGCAGTCCTCACCCACTGGTTGGCAGCTGTTTTGAAGACcttgcagag gaacaAGCCTTTGACCCCTATGAGACTCTGTCCCAGGACATTCTCTCCAAAGAGTTTCACGATCACTTCAGTAACCTGATGTCCCGCCCCACTGTGGCATTACACTTCCAG tcgATTGCTGAGGGTTTTAAGGAGGCTGTGCAGCATGTTCTTCCCCAGCTGATGATGATACCTGTGTATCACTGCATGCACTACTTTGAACTGCTGCAG CAACTGCAGGAGCGGAGCATAGACCATGATGACCGGGAGCATCTGAAACAGGCTCAGACGGCTCTGCTGAACCTGCAAAGCAGCATTGAGCGCATCTACAGCAAAAAACCTCCCCGCCGCAAAccagg tgaacctCTTTATTGGCTATATAGCCGAACGATTCGTAGTAAGCATCTGGCCATAAAGCGCATGAGTGAGATCCAAAGGAGCATCGACGGCTGGGAAGGCAGAGACATTGGTCAGTGCTGCAGCCAGTTCATCCTGGAGGGTCCGCTTGTACGTGCCGGTGCCAAGCACGAACGCCACAACTTTTTGTTCGATGGATTGATGATTAGCTGCAAGGCCAATCAGAGCTCACGAATGCCAGGGGCAGAGTTCCGGCTGAAGGAGAAGTTTGTGCTGCGTAAGTATCGTGTGGTGGACCGCGAGGACTCACAAGATCTACGCTTCGCCTTCGAGCTGGTGGGGCGCGATGAGGGCGGGGCTGTGTTCTGCGCACGCTCAGCTGAGGAGAAGAGTGCTTGGATGTCGGCGCTCTTCATGCTGCAGTGTAGAAGTACTCTGGACCGCATGCTGGATGCCGAACtacagaaggaggaggaggagcagccATTGCGTTTGCCATCTCCTGATGTGTACCGCTTCACCGTGCGTGACTCAGAGGAGAACATTGTGTTTGAGGAGCACATGCAGAGCAAAACCGGCATCCCCATCATTAAAGCAGGGACTGTGGAAAAACTCATAGAGAGACTCACCTACCACATGTATGCAG aTCCAAATTTTGTGCGAACGTTTTTGACGACTTATCGTTCTTTCTGCAAACCACAAGacctcctcacactcctcattGAAAG GTTTGAGATCCCTGAGCCTGAACAGTTGGAGGCGGAACTTGAGTCGATGTGGAACGGGAATCAGCCAATGGCAGCCGAGCTCCAGAGATTCCGTAGAGAATATGTGCAACCTGTCCAGCTCAG ggttcTAAATGTGTTTCGCCAGTGGGTGGAGCATCATTTCTATGACTTTGAGAATGATCCAGAACTACGCATCAGACTGGAGGATTATATCACCAACCCAATGCAGCtaagag GGAAGTCTGTGCGTAAGTGGGTGGTGTCCATTAATAAGATCATTAAGCGGAAGATGCAGATGCAGCCAAATGGCATCAGTCATAACATTACCTTCGAGGTTCCACCGCCTCCTGTGGAGTGGCACATCAGCCGGCCCGGCCAGATCGACACCTTTGACCTCATGACCCTTCACCCGATTGAGATCGCACGTCAGCTCACACTGCTGGAGTCTGACCTGTACAG GGCTGTGCGTCCGTCCGAGTTAGTGGGCAGTGTGTGGACTAAAGAAGATAAAGAGAAGAACTCGCCCAACCTGCTGAGGATGATCAGACACACCACCAACCTCACACTCTGGTTTGAGAA gtgTGTGGTGGAGGCAGAGAATTTGGAGGAACGGGTGGCGGTGATGATCAGGATAATTGAAATTCTGCAGGTTTTCCAGGAGCTCAACAATTTTAACGGCGTTTTAGAGATTGTTAGCGCCATCAACTCCGTACCTGTTTACCGCCTGGAGCACACTTTTGAG GCTGTGCcggagaggaagaagaggttTCTGGAGGAGGCAGTGGAGCTCAGTcaagatcattttaaaaagtatcTAGCCAAACTCAAATCCATCAACCCACCGTGTGTGCCTTTCTTCG gTATCTACCTGACCAACATCCTGAAAACAGAGGAGGGGAATCCGGACTTCCTGAAGCGTCATGGTAAAGATCTAATCAACTTTAGCAAGAGACGCAAAGTGGCTGAGATCACTGGGGAGATCCAGCAGTACCAGAACCAACCGTACCGTATTGCGGTCGAAAATGAAATCAGG aggtTCTTTGAGAACCTGAACCCCATGGGCAGTATGACTGAGAAGGAGTTCAGTGATTATCTATTTAATAAATCTCTGGAGATCGAGCCACGCAACAGCAAACAGCCTCCGCGATTT CCCAGGAAGACATCTTACCCTCTGAAGTCCCCGGGGGTGCGTCCTGTGAGGCAGGTGACGaccggaggtgggaatcgaggACACCCTGCGCCGTTAGAGCGTGACCCATTGCCTAAAATCACCTTCAGGAGCATTGCTGAGACCGAGACAGAGAGCATGACCTCGCTGCCCACTTCCCCCAACACACCCGCCCAGACACCCCCCCCTTCCGCTTGCTCCGAGCTCAACTCTGTCTTCATAGAGCATGACACCAGTG gCACCAGTATTTTTGCTACTGTCATGCTGCCTCCTTCCA agTTTCACTCAGTGTCCTGTGGCAGTTTGCATCAGCTGGGTGAAGAGCTTCTGAAACCTCCACCACTGCCCCCCCGCAGGAAGGATGCATCCTCAGAGAGCAAG TTAAGTTCTAGATCAGAAAGTCCACCCGCAGTTCCACCTCGGCTGAGaactcctcttcctctcccttcTGTTCCTCGTTTCACACGTGGAATCAGCGAGCAGACAGATGGTTCCTCAAGCCCCCCACCACCTCCACCCCCACGTGACCCCATCCCAGAAGTGATGCCCCCCATACCGCAGCGACCCCCTGAGAGCTTCATCAACTGCCCCATGAACCCCGCTGTGTCTCCAGTGGGACGCATTCATTGGGATTACTGCAGCTCGCCCTCGTCCCCCTGCACCCCGCCAGGCACGCCCTCCCCTCGCCTCCCATTCCCCCCTCCGGGCACCCCGTCCCCCCGCATTCCCCGCCGTCTCTGCCCCTCCCCTGGTCCTGCTGTCCCCAGCCCGTGCCACCTGCCCCCTCCTATTCCACCTAGACACAACTCCACGCCCCCCACCCTGCCCAAACTGCCCCCAAAGACTTACAAAAGAGAGTtgtctcactccacacacactctctctccaccATCCATACACACATTGTCAGACAGCAGCCAGTGA